The stretch of DNA GTGGTTGGGTACTTAGGGGGATGAATGAAGAACTGGGAAAGATCGGTTGTAGATGGAATGGCTGTAATAACAATGTTTCAACAATGATCTGTGCATCAACAATTCCAAAAATCCCCACATCTCTCAAGAAATGTAGAAAAgctaaaaacaatcaaattcaagttTAACTACTCCAAAtgtttcccaattttttaacaACAGAGATCATTTTCATGTGATGCTATGGAATTAGGAATAGGAAAGTGTGGACTAGCTAAGACATTTAGTTCCAATACTTGTCAAGAGATAGATAGGAATTCTAGAGATTGTTGGACATTATAGTAACCAACAACATTCGTCGTccatctatttctttttttggggagaTGTTGGAGATGACGGTCGAGAACCCTCACGACCTTCCTCCGGTGTAAGAGGGGATGTCCAACGCTGATGAACTTCAGGAGTAAAGTTTGTTATTTGAACATGAACAGCTTggaatttttccatctttggTGGAATTTGCAGTTTCCTGAAGGACACTTCATCTCCAACTCTTGGAACATATTCTCCATCAAtgctaaataaataatattatctATTATAAATTCACAAAGTTTCGAGAACTTTTTTAgaatttatggaaaaaaatcatacTCTGACACATGGACAAATATATCTTCACCATCATCTTTCTTGATGAAGCCATGGCCCTTCACTCTGCAAAAACTTTTGATCACACCATGTTCTATTGGATTCTCCATTGCCATTTCCAGCCTGTCAATTGATTAAGTTTTCAAGTTTCAATCTTTGATAACAAGATTTGTGTTAGCATTTTATTACATAGATAGTGTTCTGGTCCTTTTCGTGATGATAGGATTCGGAATCAATGAACTCCTTCC from Daphnia pulex isolate KAP4 chromosome 4, ASM2113471v1 encodes:
- the LOC124192894 gene encoding cold shock domain-containing protein CG9705-like, whose amino-acid sequence is MSEPKDIPASPGLTHNTSLGSISESPSGRSSLIPNPIITKRTRTLSMLEMAMENPIEHGVIKSFCRVKGHGFIKKDDGEDIFVHVSDIDGEYVPRVGDEVSFRKLQIPPKMEKFQAVHVQITNFTPEVHQRWTSPLTPEEGREGSRPSSPTSPQKKK